A genomic segment from Salvia splendens isolate huo1 chromosome 13, SspV2, whole genome shotgun sequence encodes:
- the LOC121761098 gene encoding blue copper protein-like translates to MRMERLRNGIAWLMIICGIEAAAAAVFTVGDTSGWSIGSDYSTWASDKTFSVGDTLVFTYPSGHTVDEVSASDYKTCTVGNAIASDSSGSTSVSLKTAGPHYYICGVPGHCGGGMKLSITVSAAAAAGGGGVAPGNTTVSTAPPAAVTALPPPASIAVPAGGGFTDPYASSARLSPAAAAVLAFYGLAIFMWFV, encoded by the exons ATGAGAATGGAGAGATTAAGAAATGGAATTGCATGGTTAATGATAATATGTGGAATAGAAGCAGCTGCAGCAGCTGTTTTTACAGTAGGAGACACTTCTGGTTGGTCAATTGGTTCAGATTATAGCACTTGGGCTTCTGATAAGACCTTCTCCGTTGGTGACACCCTTG TGTTCACATATCCATCGGGGCACACGGTGGATGAAGTGAGTGCGAGCGACTACAAGACATGCACCGTCGGCAACGCCATCGCTTCCGACAGCAGCGGCTCCACCTCCGTCTCTCTCAAGACTGCTGGCCCTCACTACTACATATGCGGCGTCCCCGGCCACTGCGGCGGCGGAATGAAGCTCTCCATTACCGTAtcggccgccgccgccgcaggaGGAGGAGGGGTAGCGCCGGGAAACACCACCGTTTCTACGGCCCCACCTGCCGCCGTGACCGCGCTGCCGCCGCCTGCTAGCATCGCGGTTCCGGCTGGGGGCGGCTTCACGGATCCTTATGCATCTTCGGCGAGGCTAtcgccggcggcggcggcggtctTGGCGTTTTATGGTCTTGCAATTTTCATGTGGTTTGTATGA
- the LOC121761574 gene encoding AT-hook motif nuclear-localized protein 28-like, with translation MKRELAEEDKHQHQHQQQDHPMISKFHHLSSSSAADYQEADSHTPTYAADGATIEVVRRPRGRPPGSKNKPKPPVIITRDAAEPAMSPYVLELPGGVDIVDSTARFCRKRNIGLCLLSGSGAVTNVTLKQPSSTPGATVTFHGRFDILSISATVLPPAAANSSPSSPFSLSLAGPQGQVVGGHVVGPLISAGTIYLVAANFSNPSFHRLQAAEQEEEDNSGCHESPKTISGGGSGGAAPPPTYSYQADDVVWAPANRHQPPPPPPPY, from the coding sequence atgAAGCGAGAATTGGCCGAAGAAGATaaacaccaacaccaacaccaacaaCAAGATCATCCAATGATCTCCAAATTCCACcacctctcctcctcctccgccgccgactACCAAGAAGCCGACAGCCACACCCCAACCTATGCCGCCGACGGCGCCACCATCGAGGTCGTCCGCCGCCCCCGCGGCCGCCCCCCGGGCTCCAAAAACAAGCCCAAGCCCCCCGTGATCATCACGCGCGACGCCGCCGAGCCCGCCATGAGCCCCTACGTCCTCGAGCTCCCCGGCGGCGTCGACATCGTCGACTCCACCGCCCGCTTCTGCCGCAAGCGCAACATCGGCCTCTGCCTACTCAGCGGCAGCGGCGCCGTCACCAACGTCACCCTCAAGCAGCCCTCCTCCACCCCTGGCGCCACCGTCACCTTCCACGGCCGCTTCGACATCCTCTCCATCTCCGCCACCGTCCTCCCCCCCGCCGCCGCcaactcctccccctcctcccccTTCTCCCTCTCCCTAGCCGGTCCACAAGGGCAGGTCGTCGGAGGCCATGTGGTGGGCCCACTAATCTCCGCCGGCACGATCTACCTCGTCGCCGCGAACTTCTCCAATCCGTCGTTCCACCGCCTCCAGGCGGCGGAGCAGGAGGAGGAGGACAATTCCGGCTGCCATGAATCGCCTAAGACGATCTCCGGCGGCGGGAGCGGCGGCGCTGCTCCGCCGCCGACGTACAGCTATCAGGCGGACGACGTCGTGTGGGCTCCAGCGAACAGACATcagccgccgcctccgccgccgccttaCTAA
- the LOC121761364 gene encoding uncharacterized protein LOC121761364 yields the protein MSFFQMGFPPKKDAIGRKSTSSEITEINTDGGDAVVGDDGASDFWPVQRPIAPPPGDKPVECPFPNSSELRFSRRSMEPMSKRRHSVSHDGDHYKRLIFPEKSHFFKGNFNTSTRFRFNKF from the exons ATGTCGTTCTTCCAAATGGGCTTTCCTCCCAAAAAAGATGCT ATTGGCAGAAAAAGCACGAGCAGTGAGATCACTGAGATTAATACTGACGGTGGCGATGCGGTTGTTGGAGACGACGGCGCTTCCGATTTCTGGCCGGTTCAGCGCCCCATTGCGCCGCCGCCTGGGGACAAACCGGTCGAGTGCCCCTTCCCTAACTCCAGT GAGCTGCGATTTTCGAGGAGGTCTATGGAACCTATGAGTAAGAGGCGTCATAGTGTGAGCCACGACGGAGACCATTACAAACGCCTTATTTTCCCTGAGAAATCACACTTCTTCAAAGGCAACTTCAACACTTCCACAAGATTTAGGTTTAATAAGttttaa